A window of Oligoflexus sp. contains these coding sequences:
- the fliR gene encoding flagellar biosynthetic protein FliR, which translates to MIYGITVEAILTAALIFIRVSGILFALPFIGDQPTPVRVRILLSVALTFTMQGLVPTDWLVDFPQDPLLYMILVIKEICIGLFIGFVARIAFDAIIMAASLVGFQMGFGVADLMMPDADVQMNAFTAFHRVIMLMIFLGLNLHHIYLDAMVRTFTLIPAGGIAPQMEMGRFLIDLTAGMFRVAMQLSAPVLVALMFTNTALGLIARTVPQMNVFTMSFPIGFFVGLAVYMACLPFFPGWVTQHFNTSQEQILLTLKGIAP; encoded by the coding sequence ATGATTTACGGCATCACAGTCGAAGCGATCCTCACGGCGGCCCTGATCTTCATCAGGGTCAGTGGGATTTTATTCGCGCTGCCGTTCATCGGGGATCAGCCGACGCCGGTTCGGGTGCGCATCCTGCTCAGCGTGGCTCTCACCTTTACCATGCAGGGTCTGGTGCCCACGGATTGGCTGGTGGACTTTCCACAGGATCCTTTGCTTTATATGATCCTCGTGATCAAAGAGATCTGTATCGGCCTTTTTATAGGCTTTGTGGCCCGCATTGCCTTTGATGCCATCATCATGGCGGCGAGCCTTGTCGGCTTTCAGATGGGTTTTGGCGTGGCCGACCTTATGATGCCGGATGCCGATGTGCAGATGAACGCGTTCACGGCGTTTCACCGCGTGATCATGCTCATGATCTTTCTTGGATTGAACCTGCATCACATCTACCTGGATGCCATGGTTCGCACGTTCACCCTGATTCCAGCCGGCGGGATTGCACCGCAGATGGAAATGGGGCGCTTTCTGATTGATCTGACGGCGGGAATGTTTCGCGTGGCCATGCAGCTTTCCGCTCCGGTCCTGGTGGCCCTGATGTTCACCAATACCGCCCTGGGTCTGATTGCCCGCACGGTACCCCAGATGAACGTTTTCACGATGAGCTTTCCCATAGGCTTTTTCGTGGGTCTTGCTGTTTACATGGCCTGCCTGCCCTTTTTTCCAGGCTGGGT
- the fliQ gene encoding flagellar biosynthesis protein FliQ, whose product MTQQTVLDIGWNTIWVMIKISSPALLATLVMGLLISIFQAATQINEQTLSFIPKILAMAAAMIICGPWVLRTMMTFTINLIRDIPNLVH is encoded by the coding sequence ATGACTCAACAGACAGTGCTTGATATCGGCTGGAACACGATCTGGGTCATGATCAAGATCTCGTCGCCAGCCCTGCTCGCCACCCTTGTGATGGGTCTTCTGATTTCCATTTTTCAGGCGGCGACCCAGATCAACGAACAGACGCTTTCGTTCATTCCCAAGATCCTGGCCATGGCCGCGGCAATGATCATCTGCGGCCCCTGGGTTTTGCGCACCATGATGACGTTCACGATCAACCTGATTCGCGATATTCCGAACCTCGTTCACTGA